TTCCTTCGTCATTTTCCTCGTCATTCCGCACAGGGGCTGAAGAAGACGACGCAGCGGCTTCTTTGGGGGGATTTTTGAGGAACAGGGAGCAGAAAAGAACGATCGCGCCAAAGGCAATCGCCAGCCCGGAAAAAGTGGAACGCCACCCAAGGGCGGCAATCATGGCCGTGCTGAGGGAGCCCAGCACCAGCCCTCCCAGTCCGAACCCCATGAGGGCGACTCCGGACGCGAAGGCCGGTTTTTCGGGAAACCATCCGACAATGACGCAGTTGGCGCAGTTGTAAGCCAGTCCAATGCCAAATCCGACCAGAACGCCGTACGTTATGTAGAGTCCCGTCAGAGAGTCGATGCGGGAAGTCAGCGTGAAGCCGCTCGTCAGGCACAGAGCGCAGAGGAGCATAACCACGAACGGGGAATGTCGCTTCAGAATGAGCCCCGAGGTGAATCCTCCGACGCAGAAGCAGGACATGCAGATGGAAAAAGTCAGGGACGTCTGAGATCGGGTCCACCCAAACTCGGCCTCCATCGGCGTGACAAAGATGGACCACGCGTAAACCAGGCCCATAAAAAGGAGCAGCAGAGCCGCATTGGCCAGATAGAGGCCTCTTTTTGAAACGCACATGTTTTCTCCACCCCCGGAACATTCTCTGGACAGGATACCAGAAAAGATGTTTCAGAAAAGAGGGTGCTATAAAATACCTTGACAAAGGCATTTTGAAAAG
This DNA window, taken from Synergistaceae bacterium, encodes the following:
- a CDS encoding MFS transporter, yielding MCVSKRGLYLANAALLLLFMGLVYAWSIFVTPMEAEFGWTRSQTSLTFSICMSCFCVGGFTSGLILKRHSPFVVMLLCALCLTSGFTLTSRIDSLTGLYITYGVLVGFGIGLAYNCANCVIVGWFPEKPAFASGVALMGFGLGGLVLGSLSTAMIAALGWRSTFSGLAIAFGAIVLFCSLFLKNPPKEAAASSSSAPVRNDEENDEGKREKICMVRRLSFWIFFPWVVLLTAAGFTLVGNASLLPLDMGCSLKVASLLTGVVSVFNGAGRVIVGILCDKFGCRKAMFGVSTGFIVSFTILILAISRHSPEILTIGYICAGFSFGGIVPINSAVCYSFYGSENYAINFSIINLNAIIASFVGPFLSSGLQALTGSFISVAVVMIGFGTAALALTLILKKP